The Merismopedia glauca CCAP 1448/3 genome segment TGACCATTCACAAATGTCCCATTACTACTATTTTGGTCAGTTACTACCAACTGACCTTGTTCGAGGTCAATTAAGACATGAAACCGAGATATTTGCAAACTATTAAAAACTAATCGAGAGACTCGCCTCCCACCAATTTCGGTGGGTAGTTGGGCAAATTCTCGCCCTATTGCTACAGGTAGGTTCAAGGTAGGTTCGCGACGTTCCCCCGTGGCTGGTTCATCCCAGCTAAGACGAATTTGCATAGCAGTAATTAAACGTAGAAATTAGACTGATTTAGGGTTAAAGCTGGCTTAAAGCAGGGTTTTACCCCCAAAGATCTTTAAGGACGTTTTGGGGTCACCAAGATGCTCACAGCCGCCGCTAAAGATGTACCACACCAAGGGCATCCAATATCTAAATGAGAATAATCTGAAACTTTGTGGCATCTAGGACACTCTAACCCAGAAGCTGACCCAGCAGGTACGTGCTGATGTTGATGCGGGATGGGTTGGGGTTGATGATAATGTACTGGTGGTTGGGCTTGATGTTGATGTACTGGTTGTGGTGATACGGGTTGCTGCTGTACTGGGGGATAACTATTTCTTGGTTGTGGTGAATTACCTCTTCGCTGTTGGGGTGGATAAGAAGGTGCAACCACAACCGTGGGGGAGTTTTCCTCTTCGCTAGAAACACTAGTCACATTTAAGGTTACTTGTCCTAAAGTAATGATACTCCCTGTTCTTAACGGTACTTCTCCTTGCGTGACCGGTTGTCCATCTACCATAGGGGAATTATTCGGTGCTAAGTTCCGTAAGAAAAAGCTTTGTTGTGGTTGGGAAAATAATATTTCTATATGTAACCGAGAAACTGTATTGTTACTAGTGACGAGATCGCACTGATTGCGATCGCGCCCAATTCTGAAAGTTCCCCGATTTTTCGTCACACTCGTCAAATCAATAGTTTGTGTCCGAGTTTGGGTTCTACCCCCATCATTTTCCACCCATTCCAAAACCAGCGTATTCATCTCGATCACCCCTATATATATTTCTGCTATTAATTAAGCTTACCCAGCTTTAAGCTATCAGTTTTATATACACCCTTAGAATCATA includes the following:
- a CDS encoding FHA domain-containing protein, with the protein product MNTLVLEWVENDGGRTQTRTQTIDLTSVTKNRGTFRIGRDRNQCDLVTSNNTVSRLHIEILFSQPQQSFFLRNLAPNNSPMVDGQPVTQGEVPLRTGSIITLGQVTLNVTSVSSEEENSPTVVVAPSYPPQQRRGNSPQPRNSYPPVQQQPVSPQPVHQHQAQPPVHYHQPQPIPHQHQHVPAGSASGLECPRCHKVSDYSHLDIGCPWCGTSLAAAVSILVTPKRP